From one Lolium rigidum isolate FL_2022 chromosome 4, APGP_CSIRO_Lrig_0.1, whole genome shotgun sequence genomic stretch:
- the LOC124705872 gene encoding endo-1,4-beta-xylanase 4-like, which translates to MRNFVGKLVLSLLCISLFQGCMVQSVEYDHTASIECLRDPMKPLYKGGVIQNGEFNNGLMGWSTYQNIKAGVAKSPSGNRFAVVHGASSSLSGNGDAAASPSHSVYQKIQMQGDTHYSLSAWLQVSAGAAHVRAVVKTPNGENITAGAVDAQSGCWTMLKGGMTAQAYHSGQGEVFFESDGPVDIWVDSVSLQPFSFEEWDSHTRQSANKARRSTVKFIARGVDGAPMANANVSIELLRAGFPFGNTMTKEILSLPAYEKWFFSRFTVATMENEMKWYSTEWNPNQEDYRIPDDMLKLAQKYGVKVRGHNVFWDDQNSQIKWVRPMNLDQLKAAMQKRLKSVVSRYAGKLIHWDVVNENLHFNFFETKLGPNASPMIYQQVGQIDHTAILFMNEFNTLEQPMDPNGTPTKYVAKMKLIKGYPGNGGLKLGVGLESHFSTPNLPYVRGALDTLAQLKLPMWMTEVDVVKGPNQVKFLEQVLREGYGHPGVQGIVMWAAWHANGCYVMCLTDNNFNNLPVGALVDKLIAEWKTHKTAATTDANGLVELDLVHGDYKLTVNHPSLHTAATKTMTVDATSDHTISLKA; encoded by the exons ATGAGGAACTTCGTTGGGAAATTGGTGCTCTCTTTGCTATGCATCTCACTCTTCCAAG GATGCATGGTCCAGTCTGTGGAATATGATCACACGGCTAGCATTGAG TGCCTCCGCGATCCGATGAAGCCCCTCTACAAAGGAGGCGTCATCCAGAACGGCGAGTTCAACAATGGACTGATGGGGTGGTCGACGTACCAGAACATAAAGGCCGGCGTCGCAAAGTCGCCGTCCGGCAACAGGTTCGCCGTGGTGCATGGCGCGAGCAGCTCCCTGTCGGGCAACGGCGATGCTGCCGCCTCACCGTCCCACAGCGTCTACCAGAAGATCCAGATGCAGGGCGACACCCACTACTCGCTATCAGCATGGTTACAAGTgtcggccggcgcggcccacGTGAGGGCGGTGGTCAAGACCCCCAACGGCGAGAACATCACCGCCGGAGCCGTGGACGCCCAGTCCGGCTGCTGGACCATGCTCAAAGGTGGTATGACGGCGCAGGCTTACCATTCTGGGCAAGGAGAGGTCTTCTTCGAG AGCGACGGGCCCGTGGACATCTGGGTGGACAGCGTCTCCCTGCAGCCCTTCTCCTTCGAGGAGTGGGACAGCCACACGCGCCAGTCAGCCAACAAGGCTCGCCGGAGCACCGTCAAGTTCATCGCGAGGGGCGTTGATGGCGCGCCGATGGCGAACGCTAACGTGAGCATCGAGCTCCTCCGTGCCGGATTCCCGTTCGGCAACACGATGACAAAGGAAATCCTCAGCCTCCCGGCCTACGAGAAGTGGTTCTTTTCGCGCTTCACTGTGGCCACCATGGAGAACGAGATGAAGTGGTACAGCACCGAGTGGAACCCCAACCAGGAGGACTACCGCATCCCAGATGATATGCTCAAGCTCGCCCAGAAGTACGGCGTCAAG GTGCGGGGGCACAATGTGTTCTGGGACGACCAGAACTCGCAGATCAAGTGGGTGAGGCCAATGAACCTTGATCAGCTCAAGGCGGCAATGCAGAAGCGGCTCAAGTCCGTGGTGTCACGGTACGCCGGGAAGCTCATCCACTGGGACGTGGTGAACGAGAACCTGCACTTCAACTTCTTCGAGACCAAGCTAGGCCCCAACGCGTCGCCCATGATCTACCAGCAGGTCGGCCAGATCGACCACACCGCCATCCTCTTCATGAACGAGTTCAACACGCTTGAGCAGCCCATGGACCCCAACGGCACGCCCACCAAGTACGTCGCCAAGATGAAGCTCATCAAAGGCTACCCCGGCAACGGCGGCCTCAAGCTCGGCGTCGGGCTGGAGAGCCACTTCTCCACGCCCAACCTCCCCTATGTCAGGGGCGCCCTCGACACGCTCGCGCAGCTCAAACTGCCCATGTGGATGACCGAGGTCGACGTCGTTAAGGGCCCCAACCAGGTCAAGTTCCTGGAGCAGGTGTTGAGGGAAGGGTACGGCCACCCCGGCGTGCAGGGCATCGTGATGTGGGCGGCGTGGCACGCAAACGGATGCTACGTCATGTGCCTCACGGACAACAACTTCAACAACCTCCCAGTCGGCGCTCTCGTCGACAAGCTCATCGCCGAGTGGAAGACCCACAAGACGGCCGCCACCACTGACGCCAATGGATTGGTCGAGCTGGACCTCGTCCATGGCGATTACAAGCTAACGGTGAACCACCCGTCGCTCCATACAGCCGCCACCAAGACCATGACGGTGGATGCGACATCCGACCACACCATCAGTTTGAAGGCGTAG